A section of the Methanosarcina mazei S-6 genome encodes:
- the uppS gene encoding polyprenyl diphosphate synthase has protein sequence MKNRTFSVFYRKYEQILEKEILSSEIPEHIAVIMDGNRRYAGQLGKARIFGHAMGAEVTEQVIEWCYEIGVKQLTLYAFSTENFQRSEEEVGGLFNLINEKFLKLHTDKRTYEKEMQVRVIGDRTKLPAYLNESIDRIEKATEHHRKFSLNVAIAYGGRQDIMQAVRDIATCVSSGKLSLEDVNESLISKHLYPAPGVPVPNVDLIIRTGGDERISNFLPWQANGSECATYFCAPFWPEFRKIDLLRSVRVYQARKEEKKREHSYRISKVKNFLRVGKYENKSEDLGQLLPLKKQGVS, from the coding sequence ATGAAAAATCGGACTTTCAGTGTGTTCTACCGGAAATACGAGCAGATCCTGGAAAAGGAGATTCTGAGTTCTGAAATTCCCGAGCACATAGCTGTAATTATGGACGGAAACCGCAGATACGCCGGACAGCTGGGAAAAGCCCGAATTTTCGGACACGCTATGGGAGCAGAAGTTACTGAGCAGGTTATTGAATGGTGCTATGAGATAGGAGTAAAACAGCTTACTCTCTATGCCTTTTCCACGGAAAATTTCCAGCGTTCGGAAGAAGAGGTCGGTGGGCTCTTTAACCTTATCAATGAGAAATTTTTGAAGCTTCATACTGATAAGAGAACTTATGAAAAAGAGATGCAGGTCAGAGTTATAGGGGACAGAACAAAACTGCCTGCATACCTGAACGAATCCATTGACAGAATTGAGAAAGCCACGGAGCATCACAGGAAATTCAGCCTGAATGTGGCTATTGCTTATGGTGGAAGGCAGGATATAATGCAGGCTGTAAGGGATATCGCAACCTGTGTATCCAGCGGGAAACTTTCTCTGGAAGATGTTAACGAAAGCCTGATCTCAAAACACCTCTATCCTGCCCCCGGAGTCCCTGTCCCCAATGTGGACCTGATCATCCGCACCGGAGGGGATGAGAGAATATCAAACTTCCTTCCCTGGCAGGCTAACGGCAGTGAATGTGCAACTTATTTCTGCGCTCCTTTCTGGCCCGAGTTCCGAAAAATCGACCTCCTTCGTTCTGTCAGAGTTTATCAGGCCAGAAAAGAAGAAAAGAAACGTGAGCATTCGTATCGCATCTCAAAAGTTAAGAACTTTCTCAGGGTAGGGAAATATGAGAATAAAAGTGAAGACCTGGGACAGCTCCTTCCTTTAAAAAAGCAGGGAGTCTCCTGA
- a CDS encoding DUF2551 domain-containing protein, protein MIKYLGRDENGIRKVVLNLFLTGDKFTTGEVYDYLDKGNFEVSYRGVSAMVGLMNTRLGILSINVTGDHNVYSLKETYKNIVGSVLENY, encoded by the coding sequence TTGATAAAGTATCTCGGCAGGGACGAAAACGGGATACGCAAGGTTGTGCTCAATCTCTTCCTGACCGGAGACAAGTTCACCACCGGTGAAGTTTATGACTACCTTGATAAAGGAAATTTCGAGGTAAGCTACCGGGGAGTGTCAGCCATGGTCGGGCTTATGAATACGAGACTCGGAATACTGAGCATAAACGTTACAGGGGATCATAATGTGTATTCCCTGAAAGAGACTTACAAAAACATTGTCGGCTCTGTTCTAGAGAACTACTGA